Genomic window (Fusobacterium sp. DD2):
GCAGTGATGTCTGACGGGAAAGTAGTAGAGATGGGAGGAGTTCACCATATATTTGCAGAGCCTAAAAGTGAGATAACAAAAGAACTTATCTCATATCTTCCAGGTACTTGTGAAAATAAGGTAAAGCTTATGAAACACAAGGATAAAAGCATAATCAGACTTAAATTTTTAGGAGATATTGCCAATGACCCTATTATTTCAAAAGCAGCTAGAACTTTTGATATAGATTTCAGTATTATTGGAGGTTCTATAGATAATCTTTCCACTATGAAAGTTGGACATCTATTTGTAGAGATTTCAGGAGATATGGACAAGCAAAAACAGGCTGTGGAATGGTTTAAAGAAGAGGCAGGAGTTATTACAGAGGTGATTTACAATGGTATTTAGTATGATATGGGAATCTACACTTGAAACTTTATACATGGTATTTTTTTCAACGCTTTTTTCTTTCTTAATTGGATTTCCAGTAGGGATATTGCTGGTTATTACAAAAGAGGGAGGAATCTTAGAAAGACCTAAACTGAATAAAATTCTTGAGTTTGTAATAAACACCTTAAGGTCTTTTCCATTTATCATTTTGATGATTCTGGTATTTCCACTTTCAAGACTTATAGTTGGAACAACAATAGGTAGTACAGCGGCAATAGTGCCACTTTCAATATCAGCAGCACCTTTTGTAGCAAGAATGGTAGAGGGAGCTTTAAATGAGGTTGATAAAGGGCTTATAGAGGCAAGTTCAAGTATGGGAGCAGATAATTTTACAATAGTGTTCAAAGTGATGATACCAGAAACAATGCCACATATTATCCACGGACTTACAGTAACTGTAATCTCACTAATTGGATTTTCAGCAATGGCTGGAACAATAGGAGCAGGTGGATTAGGAGATCTGGCAATAAGATTTGGATATCAGAGATTTAAGACAGATATAATGGTGTATTCAGTAATTGTAATTATTATTGTAGTACAGGTTATACAGACACTTGGAAATTATTTAGTAGCAAGAAGCAA
Coding sequences:
- a CDS encoding methionine ABC transporter permease; this translates as MVFSMIWESTLETLYMVFFSTLFSFLIGFPVGILLVITKEGGILERPKLNKILEFVINTLRSFPFIILMILVFPLSRLIVGTTIGSTAAIVPLSISAAPFVARMVEGALNEVDKGLIEASSSMGADNFTIVFKVMIPETMPHIIHGLTVTVISLIGFSAMAGTIGAGGLGDLAIRFGYQRFKTDIMVYSVIVIIIVVQVIQTLGNYLVARSKKNR